In the genome of Delphinus delphis chromosome 15, mDelDel1.2, whole genome shotgun sequence, one region contains:
- the GTSF1L gene encoding LOW QUALITY PROTEIN: gametocyte-specific factor 1-like (The sequence of the model RefSeq protein was modified relative to this genomic sequence to represent the inferred CDS: deleted 1 base in 1 codon; substituted 1 base at 1 genomic stop codon), translated as MEPEALQICPYNPQHRIPLRRFQYHLASCRRKNPKKAKKMASCKYNACHVFPIKKLEEHEAACVNRSTVEEEDSLSPLKFSLPSSEQNGNTPPVSRWLPNSDVWNVDSTNSHPMFVLKTFVPQKLTCEIDARESERETTPHPXPPRQKIIRPGE; from the exons ATGGAGCCAGAAGCCTTACAAATTTGCCCTTACAACCCTCAACACCGAATCCCACTCAGAAGATTTCAATACCACCTGGCATCATGCAGGAGAAAGAACCCCAAAAAAGCTAAAAAGATGGCCAGCTGCAAATACAACGCCTGCCACGTGTTCCCCATCAAAAAGCTGGAGGAGCATGAGGCTGCCTGTGTCAACAGAAGCACAGTGGAGGAAGAGGACAGCTTGAGCCCTCTGAAGTTCAGCCTTCCGAGTTCAGAGCAGAACGGAAACACCCCTCCAGTGTCCCGCTGGCTCCCCAACTCTGATGTCTGGAATGTAGATAGCACGAATTCCCACCCCATGTTTGTCCTTAAGACTTTTGTTCCCCAAAAGCTTACTTGTGAAATCGACgcgagagagtcagagagagag acCACACCCCATCCCTGACCCCCCCGCCAGAAGATCATCAGACCAGGAGAGTAA